From the Erythrolamprus reginae isolate rEryReg1 chromosome Z, rEryReg1.hap1, whole genome shotgun sequence genome, one window contains:
- the LOC139175859 gene encoding gastrula zinc finger protein XlCGF57.1-like isoform X2 → MAAGLAPTRVTFEDVVVYFTAAEWAYLTDRQRVFYEAVMVETYELVASLGDNGIQKAEGEAGGEERPIRQCVPRGKRRRVTLQLRAEPPTRQTRSSASKSNARCLPRVTPKTNLPTCPECDKTFLSNVAMAIHIRTHTGERPFECHLCPKAFPSRSDLRRHLKTHLRRKDPPDPGFLPETTEFFTAKLQLMQQLRATSGPRKPFGCAQCEKSFNRQHDLRKHRATHVTERPFACSVCGNRFRLKQTLMSHLMVHDGQRHFSCTQCGKCFRQKQHVKTHRQVHTGEKPFSCTTCGKRYVQKQALINHLRVHTGDRPYGCRECGKAFRNQTTLTIHYRIHTGERPFRCLLCGKTCSQLQHLKSHQRVHRREQHLFAESNGEALALRRARELQKKPYQCPECEKHFRDENIMQAHLRTHKDRKGPLRYGALNPSR, encoded by the exons ATGGCTGCGGGGCTTGCACCGACACGG GTGACCTTTGAGGACGTGGTTGTGTACTTTACGGCAGCCGAGTGGGCCTACCTGACTGACCGGCAGCGGGTCTTTTACGAAGCCGTGATGGTGGAGACGTATGAGCTGGTGGCGTCACTAG GAGACAATGGGATCCAAAAGGCCGAAGGAGAagcgggaggagaggagaggccgatTCGGCAGTGTGTGCCCCGGGGCAAGAGGAGGCGAGTGACCCTGCAGCTGCGAGCGGAGCCGCCAACGAGGCAGACTAGATCCTCGGCGTCCAAGTCAAACGCTAGGTGCCTCCCACGGGTGACGCCAAAGACAAACCTACCGACATGTCCAGAGTGTGATAAGACCTTCCTCTCAAACGTGGCCATGGCCATCCACATTCGGACACATACTGGAGAGCGCCCGTTTGAGTGCCACCTCTGCCCCAAGGCCTTCCCTTCCCGGAGCGACCTCAGGCGCCACCTCAAAACCCATCTACGCAGGAAGGACCCCCCTGATCCTGGTTTCCTCCCTGAGACCACAGAATTTTTCACCGCCAAGCTGCAGTTGATGCAGCAACTGCGGGCGACCTCAGGCCCGAGGAAGCCGTTTGGCTGCGCGCAGTGCGAGAAGAGCTTCAACCGGCAGCACGACCTGCGCAAGCATCGAGCGACGCACGTAACAGAGCGGCCTTTCGCCTGTTCGGTTTGCGGGAACCGCTTCCGCCTCAAACAGACCCTGATGTCCCACCTGATGGTCCATGACGGACAACGGCACTTCTCCTGCACACAGTGCGGGAAGTGTTTCAGACAAAAGCAACACGTCAAGACTCACCGGCAGGTGCACACGGGCGAGAAGCCTTTCTCCTGCACCACCTGCGGCAAACGGTACGTCCAGAAGCAGGCGCTGATCAACCACTTGCGGGTGCACACTGGCGATCGGCCGTACGGCTGCCGGGAATGTGGGAAGGCATTCCGCAATCAGACCACGCTGACTATCCACTACCGGATACACACGGGCGAGCGCCCCTTCCGTTGCCTGCTGTGTGGGAAGACCTGCAGCCAGTTGCAGCACCTGAAGAGCCACCAGCGAGTTCACCGCAGGGAGCAGCACCTGTTTGCGGAGAGCAACGGCGAAGCTCTGGCCCTCAGGAGGGCCCGTGAGCTGCAGAAGAAGCCCTACCAGTGCCCTGAATGCGAGAAGCACTTCAGGGATGAAAACATCATGCAGGCTCACCTCCGGACACACAAGGATAGGAAGGGTCCTCTCAGGTACGGGGCCCTAAATCCATCCCGCTGA
- the LOC139175859 gene encoding gastrula zinc finger protein XlCGF57.1-like isoform X1 gives MAAGLAPTRVVTKRDRMTSRGTATVINVTFEDVVVYFTAAEWAYLTDRQRVFYEAVMVETYELVASLGDNGIQKAEGEAGGEERPIRQCVPRGKRRRVTLQLRAEPPTRQTRSSASKSNARCLPRVTPKTNLPTCPECDKTFLSNVAMAIHIRTHTGERPFECHLCPKAFPSRSDLRRHLKTHLRRKDPPDPGFLPETTEFFTAKLQLMQQLRATSGPRKPFGCAQCEKSFNRQHDLRKHRATHVTERPFACSVCGNRFRLKQTLMSHLMVHDGQRHFSCTQCGKCFRQKQHVKTHRQVHTGEKPFSCTTCGKRYVQKQALINHLRVHTGDRPYGCRECGKAFRNQTTLTIHYRIHTGERPFRCLLCGKTCSQLQHLKSHQRVHRREQHLFAESNGEALALRRARELQKKPYQCPECEKHFRDENIMQAHLRTHKDRKGPLRYGALNPSR, from the exons ATGGCTGCGGGGCTTGCACCGACACGG GTGGTCACAAAACGGGATCGTATGACCTCCAGGGGAACCGCGACTGTGATAAAT GTGACCTTTGAGGACGTGGTTGTGTACTTTACGGCAGCCGAGTGGGCCTACCTGACTGACCGGCAGCGGGTCTTTTACGAAGCCGTGATGGTGGAGACGTATGAGCTGGTGGCGTCACTAG GAGACAATGGGATCCAAAAGGCCGAAGGAGAagcgggaggagaggagaggccgatTCGGCAGTGTGTGCCCCGGGGCAAGAGGAGGCGAGTGACCCTGCAGCTGCGAGCGGAGCCGCCAACGAGGCAGACTAGATCCTCGGCGTCCAAGTCAAACGCTAGGTGCCTCCCACGGGTGACGCCAAAGACAAACCTACCGACATGTCCAGAGTGTGATAAGACCTTCCTCTCAAACGTGGCCATGGCCATCCACATTCGGACACATACTGGAGAGCGCCCGTTTGAGTGCCACCTCTGCCCCAAGGCCTTCCCTTCCCGGAGCGACCTCAGGCGCCACCTCAAAACCCATCTACGCAGGAAGGACCCCCCTGATCCTGGTTTCCTCCCTGAGACCACAGAATTTTTCACCGCCAAGCTGCAGTTGATGCAGCAACTGCGGGCGACCTCAGGCCCGAGGAAGCCGTTTGGCTGCGCGCAGTGCGAGAAGAGCTTCAACCGGCAGCACGACCTGCGCAAGCATCGAGCGACGCACGTAACAGAGCGGCCTTTCGCCTGTTCGGTTTGCGGGAACCGCTTCCGCCTCAAACAGACCCTGATGTCCCACCTGATGGTCCATGACGGACAACGGCACTTCTCCTGCACACAGTGCGGGAAGTGTTTCAGACAAAAGCAACACGTCAAGACTCACCGGCAGGTGCACACGGGCGAGAAGCCTTTCTCCTGCACCACCTGCGGCAAACGGTACGTCCAGAAGCAGGCGCTGATCAACCACTTGCGGGTGCACACTGGCGATCGGCCGTACGGCTGCCGGGAATGTGGGAAGGCATTCCGCAATCAGACCACGCTGACTATCCACTACCGGATACACACGGGCGAGCGCCCCTTCCGTTGCCTGCTGTGTGGGAAGACCTGCAGCCAGTTGCAGCACCTGAAGAGCCACCAGCGAGTTCACCGCAGGGAGCAGCACCTGTTTGCGGAGAGCAACGGCGAAGCTCTGGCCCTCAGGAGGGCCCGTGAGCTGCAGAAGAAGCCCTACCAGTGCCCTGAATGCGAGAAGCACTTCAGGGATGAAAACATCATGCAGGCTCACCTCCGGACACACAAGGATAGGAAGGGTCCTCTCAGGTACGGGGCCCTAAATCCATCCCGCTGA
- the LOC139175856 gene encoding tigger transposable element-derived protein 3-like produces the protein MMKEMEQDPENCSFQEVEETWQPKIIKQEEEEDDGLEMHLNRLEAAAAAQCATNGLHQVMQKPSSPETVLMGSGATNEEIILVDYRVSPLVQGCRPQLGEMPHWCLECGKSFSLKSELEVHQSKHAGQNSYICGDCGRSFMEHMALSGQGACAAGHPFTPSVSRRKGPSLPSETGVQRKERKELSLQEKVRVLEMLEGPKVSQSELAKRFGVSQPQICRIIKNKERILTEWGKNANPSRKRRLEDKSPAGGGDRSFFQWFERNCGHPFSTEGKLWQDKVAFAGGEPGVETTLQWPNSSPAKPKIGLKRPLPEKWNREHLEEEDDEDENRWESTTLPCILSQYDLPNVYACGETGMLFRATPEDLTVRRVGEPQDQLTVLLCANMDGSDKKDVWIVGKAARPFGGLRGLSAATYKTNSRAWMTPAIFSEWLRRFNEEMKRQERRVALFVTQCGVHPYAELSNVQMVFMPPHLAWLPPLEQGIIQNFKYHYRRRMLTHILVKDHGKVSSPTRKVSSCLSLLDAVHLLVQAWTEVCPQTIANSFKAAGFSVNPRVLHPPLEVVQALGCKDQDQFEQFVLMDEGLECFGDQENLDPTKEVPQPQEPVSARAEEEEEEEEAAACPSKTDVVDSLAKLRRYLECHTVSPNTFQTFYHMEDLIHALALSDMKLVGAKPCQD, from the exons ATGATGAAGGAGATGGAACAGGACCCGGAGAACTGCAGCTTCCAAGAAGTCG AGGAGACCTGGCAGCCGAAAATCAttaagcaggaggaagaggaggacgatgGACTGGAGATGCACCTCAACCGGCTGGAGGCCGCCGCCGCTGCGCAATGTGCCACCAACGGACTCCACCAGGTCATGCAGAAACCAAGCAGCCCCGAGACCGTTCTAATGGGTTCGGGGGCCACCAACGAGGAGATCATATTGGTGGACTACCGAGTGAGTCCTTTAGTTCAGGGGTGCAGACCCCAGTTGGGGGAGATGCCCCACTGGTGCCTGGAATGCGGCAAAAGCTTCAGCCTGAAATCCGAGCTGGAAGTCCATCAGTCCAAGCACGCCGGGCAGAACTCCTACATCTGCGGCGACTGCGGGCGGAGCTTCATGGAGCACATGGCGCTGTCTGGGCAGGGCGCTTGTGCCGCAGGGCACCCCTTCACCCCTTCCGTGAGCCGGAGAAAGGGGCCGTCCCTGCCAAGCGAAACCGGGGTCCAGCGCAAGGAGCGCAAGGAGCTGTCCCTGCAGGAGAAAGTGCGTGTTCTGGAGATGCTCGAAGGGCCCAAGGTTTCGCAGAGCGAACTGGCCAAGCGATTCGGGGTGTCCCAGCCCCAAATCTGCCGTATCATCAAGAACAAAGAACGCATCCTGACCGAATGGGGGAAAAATGCCAACCCGAGTCGCAAACGAAGGCTGGAAGACAAAAGTCCAGCCGGCGGTGGCGACCGATCGTTCTTTCAGTGGTTCGAACGCAATTGCGGACACCCATTCTCCACCGAGGGGAAGCTCTGGCAAGACAAAGTCGCCTTCGCAGGCGGGGAACCGGGCGTGGAGACCACCCTCCAGTGGCCAAACAGCTCTCCGGCCAAGCCGAAAATTGGCCTCAAGAGGCCGCTTCCGGAGAAATGGAACCGGGAACATCTGGAAGAGGAGGACGATGAAGACGAGAACCGCTGGGAAAGTACGACACTGCCCTGCATCCTCAGCCAGTATGACCTTCCCAACGTCTACGCTTGCGGAGAGACAGGGATGCTCTTTAGAGCGACCCCGGAAGATCTGACTGTCCGGAGAGTTGGCGAACCCCAAGACCAGCTGACGGTCTTGCTGTGCGCCAACATGGATGGCTCGGATAAAAAGGATGTGTGGATCGTGGGCAAGGCTGCACGGCCATTTGGTGGCCTTCGGGGATTGTCTGCTGCCACCTACAAGACGAACAGCAGGGCCTGGATGACCCCCGCCATCTTTTCCGAGTGGCTTCGGAGGTTCAACGAGGAGATGAAGCGGCAGGAGAGGAGGGTGGCGCTCTTCGTCACGCAGTGCGGTGTCCATCCCTACGCTGAGCTCTCCAATGTCCAGATGGTCTTCATGCCTCCTCACCTCGCCTGGCTGCCTCCCCTGGAGCAAGGGATCATCCAGAATTTCAAGTACCACTACCGGAGAAGGATGTTGACCCACATCTTGGTCAAGGACCACGGCAAAGTCTCCAGCCCCACCAGAAAAGTCTCCAGCTGCCTCTCCCTTCTGGATGCTGTCCACCTGCTAGTCCAAGCGTGGACGGAGGTGTGTCCGCAAACCATAGCAAACTCTTTCAAAGCGGCGGGTTTCAGCGTGAACCCCCGTGTGCTGCACCCTCCGTTGGAAGTGGTCCAAGCGTTGGGCTGCAAGGATCAAGACCAGTTTGAGCAGTTTGTGTTGATGGACGAAGGGCTGGAGTGTTTTGGAGACCAGGAGAACCTGGACCCGACGAAGGAGGTCCCTCAACCGCAAGAACCCGTTTCAGCGagagcagaagaggaagaggaggaggaggaagcagccGCCTGTCCTTCCAAGACCGATGTGGTGGACAGCTTAGCAAAGCTGCGGCGCTACCTGGAGTGCCACACCGTGTCACCCAACACCTTCCAGACGTTCTACCACATGGAGGACCTGATCCACGCCCTGGCTCTATCCGACATGAAGTTAGTTGGAGCCAAACCCTGCCAAGACTGA